AATACGAAGCATCGCCCCATCAGGGGATGAACATTGTTTACAACTCATTGTTGTACCAAGATTTATTGGTTGGCTTCGTTTAGTACTCGGGATGATTTATGCCAATCGACCGTGGTCTACGATGCCATCGTTCAAAGGTGTTGTGGCCATCGCCTTTGCCACTGGAGCGTACAGCTTAATCTTTCCCTCGGTATGGAAGATAAGTGAAGCGTTCCAGGGATGGCGCTTTGTGTTATTAATGGTGACAGCAATCTTTGCTATGGTCGCTTGGATCATTTTCTCTCATGAGTTATGGGAGAAGCCATCTCAACGAAGTAAGAGCCAGCTCAGGCGACTCTACAATATCACAACGGTATCAACGTTATCGGTTGCTGTACTCATCTATTATGCCTTGGTATTGGTGTTATTCTTCATTGTGGTTCGTATTTTCGTCCCGGCTGATTTATTTGCCATTCAGGTGGGGTTAGGAGATGGAGTCACCATCATTGACTATATAGAATTAGCTTGGTTAGCAGCTTCACTAGCTACACTTGCAGGCGCATTAGGTGCAGGACTTGAGAATGCTGAACTGGTCCGAAACGTGACGTACGGTTATCGCCAGCAGCGGCGTTACGAAGAGATGCATCGGGATAAATCTAATTCTTAATACCGTTTAACCTTCACTTTATGACAGAAGTGAAGATCTCATGAAGAGCTTATATGATAGACTTCGCATTGCTCGTAAGAAGCTAACCGCCCTTTCTTTGGATTGGGCGGTTTTTTAAATTGGAGTAAAAAACGATTGAACCAATTGAATACTTTGTGCTACGTTATATGTAACCGGTTACATATTGTCGAGGTGAAATGATGGTAACCATTAAAGATGTAGCCCGTGAGGCAGGTGTATCCGTTGCAACGGTATCCCGTGTGTTAAACAATAACGGTTACGTTGGGGTAGATACGAGAAAGAAAGTAATGGAAGCAATGGCTGTTCTCGAGTACAGCCCGAATGAAGTAGCCCGCTCCTTGTATAAACGGGAGTCAAAGCTCATCGGCCTCTTGCTCCCTGACATCACAAACCCTTTCTTCCCACAGTTGGCGAGAGGGGTAGAAGATGAGCTGAGTAAGTCTGGGTATCGGTTGTTACTAGGGAATAGCGATGAAAATATGGATAAAGAGCTCGAATATATCCAGACATTTGTACAGAATCATGTTGTTGGATTATTGACGGCAACAAACCACGTGGAAGATACTTTATATGATTCATTGAAACTTCCTATTGTGATGCTTGACCGTGCGTATGGTCACTATCCATCTGTCTATTCAGATGGAAGAGAAGGTGGAGGTCTAGCTGCCAAGACGCTTATTGACAAAGGAGCAAAGCGGATAACGCTTGTGAAAGGGCCTGCTCACATCAGACCAGCTCAAGATCGATTCAAGGGAGCGATGGATGTTCTTAGTGAGGCAGATGTGGACTTTGCCGTACTGGCTACAACCTCTTATTCATTCGAGGAAGCTAAAGGCTTTGCAGAAGAGTTGTTTATTAAGTATCCGAATACGGATGGAGTAATTGCGAGCAACGATATTGTAGGGATTGCCGTCATCCATCAGGCTTTGAAGCTTGGGAAAGTCATCCCAGACGATGTCCAAATTATCGGGTATGATGATATCCCGCAATGCAGCTTGTCCTACCCAACCCTGTCCACCATTCGACAGCCCGCTTATGAGATGGGGCGTCAAGCGGCTCGTCTCCTTCTGTCTATTATTAAGGGTGAGTCGGAGTGTGAGCGAACGATGCAAATGCCAGTTGAATTTATAGAAAGAAATACGACAAGAAAGGAATGAGATGATGAGAAAACCAAAGATTGCTGTCGTTGGAAGTTCTTCCATGGACTTACTTGTAACATCAGAACGCCGTCCGTTAGCAGGGGAAACCGTTCTAGGAGATTCATTTCAAACAGTCCCAGGTGGGAAGGGAGCGAACCAGGCAGTAGCAGCTGCCAAATTAGGTGCTGAAGTATATATGATTGGATGTGTTGGTGATGACCCATACGGAGATGAGATTCTAGCGAATTTCAATGCCCACGGCGTTCATACCGACTATGTGGAACCGGTTACACATGCTAAGAGTGGAACTGCTCATATCATACTAGCAGAGGGAGATAATAGCATTGTCGTTGTCAAAGGAGCGAATGATGCTGTCACACCTGCTTATGTGAATGGAGCAAGAGACATTCTTCGTGAGAGTGATCTCGTTCTTATTCAGCAAGAATTGCCAGAAGAAACGGTAATCGAGACAGCACGACTATGCGGGGAGCTGAACGTGCCATTATTACTAAATCCTGCTCCTGCTCGTGAAATTCCTGATACGCTTCTTGAACAAGTAACGTACATTACGCCGAACGAGCACGAAGCCGCTCTCATGTTTCCTGGCCAAGATCTTTCAGACGTCCTTCGACGCTATTCAACTAAACTGTTCATTACTGAAGGGGCAGAAGGGGTTCGGTATTTCAATGGAGAGCAAGAAGTCCAGGTACCATCCTTCCTTGTAGATGTTGTGGATACAACGGGGGCGGGTGATACGTTTAACGCTGCATTTGGAACTGCGATGGCAGAAGGACAAACGTTTGTTGAGAGTCTTCGCTTCGCCAATCGAGCAGCCTCGCTCTCTGTTCAAGGATTAGGAGCGCAAGGTGGCATGCCGACGAGAGAAGAAGTCGAAAAGGGGCTGATGGAATGAAGCGACATGGTCTACTAAATAGTCATATTACGAAAGTACTTGCAGACCTTGGACATACAGATACGATTGTCGTGGCGGATGCTGGCTTACCAATTCCGCCTGGCGTTGAGAAGATAGACGTATCTTTATCTGAAGGTGTTCCATCCTTTCTAGACGTCATCTCCATCTTGCAAGAAGAAATGGTTGTTGAACGAGCAACTGTAGCTGAAGAGATGGAGAGAAATGTACCCGTCCACACAGGATTTCATGAACGATGTAAGACGGTTGATTACGTATCACACGAAACGTTGAAGGAAAGTCTCACTAAAGCAAAGGCAGTTATTCGTACCGGAGAAGTTACACCTTATGCCAATTGTATCTTACATGCAGGAGTGACGTTCTAACAGGGGGGATTAGATGGATATTGTAATGGAGAACATTCATAAAGCATTTGGTAAGAACCGTGTGCTCGAAGGAGTGGACATCCATATTCACGAGGGAGAGGTTCACGCACTCATGGGGGAGAATGGGGCCGGGAAGTCTACGTTAATGAATATTCTTACCGGTCTCCATAAGAAGGATGAAGGTCGAGTAACCATTGATGGGAAAGAGACGACATTCGAGAACCCGAAAGAAGCGGAGAAATTCGGCATTGCGTTTATACATCAAGAATTAAACATTTGGCCTCATCTAACCGTTCTAGAAAACTTGTTTATTAACAAAGAGCCGATCAGCTCGTTCGGCCTCATTCAAACGAGAAAAATGAAAGCGGTTGCGAGTGAGCAATTCGAAAGACTTGGCCTTTCGATTCCATTGAATAAAGAAGCCTGTGAGTGCTCAGTTGGGGAGCAACAAATGATTGAAATTGCAAAGGCATTAATGACCGATGCCAAAGTGATTATCATGGATGAGCCGACCGCTGCACTAACAGACCGGGAAATTCAAAAGTTGTTCGGTGTGATTCAATCGCTTCAGAAATCCGGCGTGTCGATTGTTTATATATCCCACCGTATGGAGGAGATTTTCAGCATATGCGACACGATTACCGTTATGAGGGATGGGAGAACCGTCGATACGACACCAATCCCACGTACTAGCTTTGACGAAGTGGTTCGAAAAATGGTTGGCCGCGAACTGACAGACCGATTCCCGAGTCGGGAAGCTAACGTTGGCGAAGCGGTCCTTCGGGTTGAAGGATTAAGCCGAAAGGGAAGCTTCCACAACATAAACTTTGAGGCGCGGTCTGGTGAAATTGTTGGGGTAGCCGGACTAATGGGAGCAGGACGAACGGAAATTATGAGAACCATCTTTGGGCTTGATGGGAAGTATGAAGGTCACATTTACATGAATGGAAAGAAAGAAACGATTAAGAGTCCTCGTCAGGCGGTTCAGCTTGGACTTGGTCTGATTACGGAAGACCGTAAAGAAGAAGGACTTATACTTGACTTTTCAATTAGAGACAACATTGCGTTGCCTAGTCTAACTAGCTTCACGAAGAATGCGTTCATTCAAGAGAAAGAGGAATCAGACTTTGTTGATTTATTGATTAAGCGATTAACGATTAAGACAGAGTCCGCTCAAACAGAGGCACAACACCTGTCAGGTGGGAACCAACAAAAGGTGGTCATCGCGAAATGGATTGGGATTGGACCGAGAGTGCTCATTCTAGACGAGCCAACTCGAGGAGTCGACGTTGGGGCGAAGCGTGAAATCTATCAACTTATGAATGAGCTGACGGACCGTGGAGTAGCCATTATTATGGTGTCTTCCGAGCTCCCAGAAGTGTTAGGGATGAGTGACCGTATTCTTGTCATACATGAAGGAAATCTAGCAGGGGAGCTCTCGAAAGAAGAAGCAGATCAAGAGAAGATCATGACATTAGCTACTGGGGGGAATGGACATGGATAGCGTAGTAAAACAATCGAAGCAAACAGGGAACTTGATGCAGAAATTGGGTCCCTTTGTAGGCTTACTCGTACTTATGACAGTCGTTTCAATCTTTAATACAAGCTTTCTTGAACCATTGAATATCTTAAACTTGTTGCGACAAGTGGCGATAAACGCCTTGATTGCCTACGGAATGACGTTCGTTATTCTGACTGGAGGCATTGATTTATCTGTAGGCTCGATACTTGCACTGTCTAGTGCGTTGATGGCCGGCATGATGGTGTCAGGGATCGATCCGATTCTAGCCATCTTAATTGGTTGTCTATTAGGGGCATTAATGGGGACTGTGAACGGTCTGTTGATTACTAAAGGGAAGATGGCACCGTTCATTGCGACCCTTGCTACAATGACGATGTTTCGGGGTTTGACACTCGTCTATACAGATGGGAATCCAATCACTGGGCTCGGTGATAGCTATGCATTTCAGCTGTTTGGAAGAGGGTATTTCCTAGGGATTCCAGTGCCGGCTATTACGATGCTCATTGCTTTCGGTGTTCTATGGGTAATCCTTCACAAAACGCCGTTTGGCCGTAAGACTTATGCGATTGGTGGCAATGAAAAGGCAGCACTTATATCAGGTATTAACGTTTCTCGCATTAAAGTGATGGTCTACTCACTAGCAGGTTTATTATCTGCGTTAGCGGGTGCCATCTTAACTTCACGGCTGAACTCCGCCCAGCCTACAGCAGGTACTTCTTATGAATTGGATGCCATTGCAGCTGTCGTTCTTGGTGGAACGAGTCTTTCTGGTGGGCGTGGCTTGATTGTGGGAACGCTTATTGGGGCACTTATTATTGGCACGTTAAATAATGGCTTGAACTTACTTGGAGTCTCGTCCTTCTTCCAGATGGTCGTGAAGGGTGTCGTCATTATTATCGCTGTATTAATAGACCGAAAGAAAGCAGCTTAGGAGGGATAGGATGAGAAAGCTACTAGTAAGTTGTATGAGTCTGTTCCTAGTATTCTTAGGGGCTTGTTCGCTACAACCACCAGAATGGGCCAAGCCAAGCTCAGGAGAAGCGGGGGAAGATGTGAAGATTGGCTTGTCCGTATCTACATTAAATAATCCATTCTTCGTCTCTATGAAAGATGGTGTTGAACAAGAAGCAGCTGAACAGGACATGGAAGTTGTTGTCGTAGACGCCCAAAATGATGCAGCTAAACAAATTAATGATGTGGAAGACTTAATTCAACAAGGAGTCGACGTGTTGCTTATCAATCCTACTGACTCCTCTGCGATATCGACAGCCGTACAGTCTGCGAATAGCCTAGGGATTCCAGTCGTAACCCTCGACCGGTCTTCTGAGAAAGGAGAGGTCGCGACACTTGTAAGTTCAGATAACGAAAAAGGTGGAGAAATGGCGGGATCCTTTATTGTGGAACAGCTTGGTGAAGGTGCAAAAGTAGCCGAGTTGGAAGGGGTTCCGGGTGCATCTGCTACACGTGAGCGTGGTGCAGGGTTCCATAACATTGCAGATGAACAATTGGATGTGGTTGCTAAACAAACTGCCAATTTCGACCGGACAGAAGGTTTAAATACTATGGAGAATATGCTGCAGGGGAATCCGGACATTGAAGCCGTGTTCGCCCATAACGATGAAATGGCGCTCGGTGCTTATCAAGCCATTCAGAGTGTCGGGCGTGACATCCTTGTAGTTGGGTTTGACGGAAATGAGGATGCACTATCTAGTATTGAAGAAGGCAATCTTTCTGCGACCGTTGCCCAACAGCCAGAGGAGATTGGGAGACTTGCTGTGCAAGCGGGTCAAGATGTGCTGGAAGGCAATGAAGTAGAGGAGACGATTCCTGTCCCACTAAAGCTTGTATCAGAAGAATGATAAAAGAAAGCAGGGAGGAACATCACCTCCCTGCTTCTTTCTATTCGTCATCTTTAGATTTCTTGCGTGAGAAGGGCTTCGTTATCCCTCGGGCAGCGCCTGTGGCGGTATCCACGGATTTCCCAATGAATTTATTCCCCGTATTGCTTACATTCTTCACAAAGTCAGTCGATGTGTCAGACACTTTACCAATCAATCCTCCATCCCCACTAATGGATTTGACGACATCATTGGCTGTGTCAGCTGACTTGTTCACCAAATCGTTCGCCTGAGAAGCCGTCTTCTTAACCAAATTGTCATCGCGCTTCGATTTGTTTGAATCCGTCATGCAATCTCCTCCTTAAAGTGGAATTACTGTTATCCCTATGTGGAAGGAGGTGTTGATATGAATCTCAATGTGTAATGAGGGAGGTCAGCTATCTTTTCTTTGATGGTCTTTAGGAATCCAGCTCTCCCTTTCCCAAATCATGATGATTTGACTCTACTTGTTCTTGGAACGAACGACACGGTTCATAATGCCATCAAACAACCGATCTGAAGCTAACTTACGAATGAGTAATATGGCTTTGGCGGTTGTACCTGGAGCATAGCGTGTACGTGGCTTACTAGATAGGCTGGCCTTAGAAATTGTGTGTGCAATGAGATTTGGGCTCGCTCCAAAGTTCGGGTCGTTCACTTGGTCTAACAGTTTGCCGAGTCCTTTCGCTTGCTCGTGGTAAGCGGTATCACCAGATACGTTTCGCACGCTCTCTCCAGCGATGGACCCCCACTCAGAGCGAACTGGACCTGGTTCAATCACAACCACATCAATCCCGAACGGAGCAAGCTCCATACGTAAGCTGTCACTTAGACCTTCAACAGCAAACTTAGATGAGTGGTACCAAGCACCGAGGGGTTCGGCAATCTTGCCGCCGATTGAAGATATGTTCATAATCTTCCCAGCACCTTGCTGACGCATGTAAGGAAGAACAAGTTGGGTGAGGCGAGCCAATCCAAATACGTTCACTTCAAATTGACGTTTCGCTTCTTCAATGGAGACATCTTCTAAAGCGCCGTAAGAACCGTAACCAGCATTATTAACAAGGATATCAATCCGTCCTTGTTCGTCGATAATCTGATTGACTGCAGCTTGCATGGATGCATCATCTGTCACATCGAGTGCGAGCGTGTGGGCTCCCTTACTCTTCAATCCTTCCATGC
Above is a window of Pontibacillus halophilus JSM 076056 = DSM 19796 DNA encoding:
- a CDS encoding LacI family DNA-binding transcriptional regulator, with the protein product MVTIKDVAREAGVSVATVSRVLNNNGYVGVDTRKKVMEAMAVLEYSPNEVARSLYKRESKLIGLLLPDITNPFFPQLARGVEDELSKSGYRLLLGNSDENMDKELEYIQTFVQNHVVGLLTATNHVEDTLYDSLKLPIVMLDRAYGHYPSVYSDGREGGGLAAKTLIDKGAKRITLVKGPAHIRPAQDRFKGAMDVLSEADVDFAVLATTSYSFEEAKGFAEELFIKYPNTDGVIASNDIVGIAVIHQALKLGKVIPDDVQIIGYDDIPQCSLSYPTLSTIRQPAYEMGRQAARLLLSIIKGESECERTMQMPVEFIERNTTRKE
- the rbsK gene encoding ribokinase; the encoded protein is MRKPKIAVVGSSSMDLLVTSERRPLAGETVLGDSFQTVPGGKGANQAVAAAKLGAEVYMIGCVGDDPYGDEILANFNAHGVHTDYVEPVTHAKSGTAHIILAEGDNSIVVVKGANDAVTPAYVNGARDILRESDLVLIQQELPEETVIETARLCGELNVPLLLNPAPAREIPDTLLEQVTYITPNEHEAALMFPGQDLSDVLRRYSTKLFITEGAEGVRYFNGEQEVQVPSFLVDVVDTTGAGDTFNAAFGTAMAEGQTFVESLRFANRAASLSVQGLGAQGGMPTREEVEKGLME
- the rbsD gene encoding D-ribose pyranase, translated to MKRHGLLNSHITKVLADLGHTDTIVVADAGLPIPPGVEKIDVSLSEGVPSFLDVISILQEEMVVERATVAEEMERNVPVHTGFHERCKTVDYVSHETLKESLTKAKAVIRTGEVTPYANCILHAGVTF
- a CDS encoding sugar ABC transporter ATP-binding protein, which gives rise to MDIVMENIHKAFGKNRVLEGVDIHIHEGEVHALMGENGAGKSTLMNILTGLHKKDEGRVTIDGKETTFENPKEAEKFGIAFIHQELNIWPHLTVLENLFINKEPISSFGLIQTRKMKAVASEQFERLGLSIPLNKEACECSVGEQQMIEIAKALMTDAKVIIMDEPTAALTDREIQKLFGVIQSLQKSGVSIVYISHRMEEIFSICDTITVMRDGRTVDTTPIPRTSFDEVVRKMVGRELTDRFPSREANVGEAVLRVEGLSRKGSFHNINFEARSGEIVGVAGLMGAGRTEIMRTIFGLDGKYEGHIYMNGKKETIKSPRQAVQLGLGLITEDRKEEGLILDFSIRDNIALPSLTSFTKNAFIQEKEESDFVDLLIKRLTIKTESAQTEAQHLSGGNQQKVVIAKWIGIGPRVLILDEPTRGVDVGAKREIYQLMNELTDRGVAIIMVSSELPEVLGMSDRILVIHEGNLAGELSKEEADQEKIMTLATGGNGHG
- the rbsC gene encoding ribose ABC transporter permease RbsC, which gives rise to MDSVVKQSKQTGNLMQKLGPFVGLLVLMTVVSIFNTSFLEPLNILNLLRQVAINALIAYGMTFVILTGGIDLSVGSILALSSALMAGMMVSGIDPILAILIGCLLGALMGTVNGLLITKGKMAPFIATLATMTMFRGLTLVYTDGNPITGLGDSYAFQLFGRGYFLGIPVPAITMLIAFGVLWVILHKTPFGRKTYAIGGNEKAALISGINVSRIKVMVYSLAGLLSALAGAILTSRLNSAQPTAGTSYELDAIAAVVLGGTSLSGGRGLIVGTLIGALIIGTLNNGLNLLGVSSFFQMVVKGVVIIIAVLIDRKKAA
- the rbsB gene encoding ribose ABC transporter substrate-binding protein RbsB, with product MRKLLVSCMSLFLVFLGACSLQPPEWAKPSSGEAGEDVKIGLSVSTLNNPFFVSMKDGVEQEAAEQDMEVVVVDAQNDAAKQINDVEDLIQQGVDVLLINPTDSSAISTAVQSANSLGIPVVTLDRSSEKGEVATLVSSDNEKGGEMAGSFIVEQLGEGAKVAELEGVPGASATRERGAGFHNIADEQLDVVAKQTANFDRTEGLNTMENMLQGNPDIEAVFAHNDEMALGAYQAIQSVGRDILVVGFDGNEDALSSIEEGNLSATVAQQPEEIGRLAVQAGQDVLEGNEVEETIPVPLKLVSEE
- a CDS encoding oxidoreductase, which produces MKQVILLTGASSGIGEATVQQLLTKGFIVYAGARRVERMEGLKSKGAHTLALDVTDDASMQAAVNQIIDEQGRIDILVNNAGYGSYGALEDVSIEEAKRQFEVNVFGLARLTQLVLPYMRQQGAGKIMNISSIGGKIAEPLGAWYHSSKFAVEGLSDSLRMELAPFGIDVVVIEPGPVRSEWGSIAGESVRNVSGDTAYHEQAKGLGKLLDQVNDPNFGASPNLIAHTISKASLSSKPRTRYAPGTTAKAILLIRKLASDRLFDGIMNRVVRSKNK